Genomic segment of Streptosporangium sp. NBC_01755:
GGCGCTCCCTGCCGGTGGGGCGATGGTCGCGGTGCGGGCCTCTGAGGAGGAGGTCGCCGGGCTGCTGGCGGGGCGTGAGAGCGAGGTGTCGGTCGCGGCGGTGAACGGTCCGGCCTCGGTGGTGATCGCCGGGGTGGAGGAGGCGGTGCTGGCCATCGCCGCCGAGTTGGAGTCTCGGGGGGTCAGGACGAAGCGGTTGCGGGTGTCGCACGCCTTCCATTCGCCGTTGATGGATCCGATGCTGGAGGACTTCCGGGCGGTGGCGGGCACGCTGACCTACAGCCCGCCACAGATTCCTCTCGTGTCCACGGTGACCGGGCAGGCGGCCACCGCCGAGCAGCTGTGCTCGCCGGATTACTGGGTGGATCAGGTGCGTGGCGCGGTGCGGTTCTCCGACGGCGTCCGGGCGCTGCACGCTCAGGGGGTGCGGGCCTACCTGGAACTGGGCCCCGACGGCGTACTGACCGCGATGGCGCAGGACACCCTCGCCGCGGAAGCCGAAGCCGGTTCTGATCCGGTTGCGGTGTTGGTGCCGGCACTGCGCGGGGGCCAGGACGAGCAGAAGACGATCGTGACGGCGTTGGCCGCCCTGCACGTGCGTGGGGTGCCGGTGAGCTGGCCGGCAGTGCTCCCCGCTGCCCGCCGGGTGGAGTTGCCCACCTATGCCTTCCAAAAGGAGCGGTTCTGGCCGACCGGTCGGCGGGGCGGGGACGCGCGAGGTCTGGGGCTGGGAACGGTGCTCCATCCGTTGCTGGGGGCGGTGGTGGTGTCGCCGGAGTCCGGTGGGGTGGTCCTGACCGGGCGGTTGTCGGCGTCGGAGCAGCCGTGGATGGGTGATTACCAGGTTCTGGGACGGGTGCTGATGCCCGGGACCGGGTTCGTGGAGCTGGTGGTCCGCGCGGGCGATGAGGTCGGCTGTGCGGTGGTGGAGGAGCTGGCGCTGCAGGCGCCGTTGGTGCTGCCCGAGACCGGCGGGGTGCGGGTCCAGGTGGTCGTCGACGGCCCCGGTGAGGCCGGCCGGCGCGCGGTCCGGGTGTACTCCCGAGCCGATGAGCGAGCGGGCGGTGAGTGGACGCTGCACGCCCAGGGAGTGCTCGCGGAGCGGGCGGCCGAGCCGGGATTCGATCTGGTGCAGTGGCCGCCGGCGGGGGCGGCCGAGGTGGAGGTGGCGGGGGCGTATGAGCGGCTGGCCGAGGTCGGCTACGGCTACGGGCCGGCGTTTCAGGCGTTGCGCGCGGCGTGGCGGCGGGGGGAGGAGTTGTTCGCCGAGGTCGTGCTGGATGAGCGGGTGGCTGCGGAGGCGGCGCGGTTCGGGGTGCATCCGGCGTTGCTGGACGCGGCGATGCACGTGTCGCTGATCGATCCCTCGGGTGTGGCGAGCGGCGGGCGGGCGGTGTTGCCGTTCGTGTGGCGGCAGGTGGCGCTGCACGCCTCGGGTGCTTCGACGCTGCGGGTGCGGGTGCGGCATTCGGGTGAGCACACGTTGACCTTGGACGTGGCCGATGAGAACGGCCGTCCGGTGCTGTCGGCGGGGGCGATGGTGGGGCGTCCGGTGTCGGCGCAGCAGTTGGGCGCGGCAGCGGCAGAGCAGTCCCTGTTCCAGGTGGCGTGGAACCCGATCGAGACGCTCGCGGCCGGTGCGGCAGCGGTGACCGAATGGTCCGAGCTCGCCGCCGACCGCTCTCTTGAGGTGGCTGTCGATTCGGTGGTGGTGGACTGTGAGGCGCGGCCGGCCGGTGAGACGCCGGAGGTGGTGCGTTCGGTGGTCGGCGGCGTGCTTGAGGCGCTGCAGGCCTGGCTGGAGCGGGAGAGCCAGGGTTCGGCACCTTTGGTGGTGGTGACCCGGGGCGCGGTGGCGGTGGGCGATGGCACGGACGTGGATGTGGATGTGGCGGTCGCGCCGGTATGGGGGTTGGTGCGGGCGGCGCAGGCCGAGCACCCGGGACGGTTCGTGCTGCTGGATCTGGACGAGGGCCAGGAACGGGACGCGGCGGTGGGTGTGGCGGTGGCCTGCGGTGAACCGGAGCTGGCGGTGCGCTCCGGGGCGTTCCTGGTCCCCCGGCTGGTCAGGATGGCGCAGCCTGAGCGGCCCGTCACCGTGGTCGCCGACGACTCGGAGGCGGAGCCGGACCTGGGCTTCGCCGAGCGGTCCGGCGGCTCGGTTGAGGTGGCCGCGGGGACGGTGCTGGTGACCGGCGGTACGGGCGGGTTGGGGGCGTTGCTGGCTCGTCGCCTGGTGACCGATCACGGTGTGCGTTCCTTGCTGCTGGTGAGCCGGCGCGGGCTGACGGCGCAGGGTGCCGAGACGCTGGTGCAGGAGCTGACCGGGCTGGGGGCCGACGTCCGCGTGATGGCGTGCGATGTCGGGGATCGGGACGCGCTGGCACAGGTCGTGGGGTCGGTTCCGGATTCGGCCCCGCTGGTGGGTGTGGTGCACGCGGCGGGAGTGGCGGACAACGGTGTGGTGGAGGCGTTGTCGCCAAGCCGGTTGGATGCGGTGCTGCGTCCCAAGGCGGACGCGGCCTGGCATCTGCATGAGCTGACCCGGGATCTGCCGCTGGCGATGTTCGTGCTGGTGTCCTCGGCCGGTGGGCTGGTCCTGGCGGAGGGTCAGGGCAACTACGCGGCGGCCAACGTGTTCCTGGACGCGCTGGCGGCCTATCGGCGGTCGCGAGGGCTGGTGGCGACGTCGCTGGCGTATGGGCTGTGGGATGTGGACACCGGGATGAGCGCCGAGCTGTCCGACGCCGGCCGCGAGCGGCTGGCCCGGATCGGGTTGCCGGCCCTGTCCGCGGCCGAGGGGTTGCGGCTGTTCGATGTGAGTGTGCGGACGGATGCGGCGATGACGGTGCCGCTGCGGGTGGAGGTGGAGGCGTTGCGGGGCCGCGCCGGCGAGGTGCCGGCGTTGCTGCGAGGGCTGGTACCGGCGAGGCGGGTGGCTCGTGCGGCCGCCGGTGGCGGCGAAGACGCGGGCGAACGTCGGCGCCTGCACAGCAAGGACGCCTTGGCCGAGCTGGTACGCCACCAGATCGCGGCTGTCCTCGGCCACGCGGACGGTGTGAACATCGGTGGTGACCGCGCCTTCAAGGACCTGGGCTTCGACTCGCTCACCACTGTGGAGCTGCGCAACGGCCTGGCGAAACGCATCGGGCTGGCGCTACCCGTGACCATGGTGTTCGACCATCCGACGGCTGATGAGCTGATCACCTATCTCTGGTCGCGGATCGAAGGCGCCGCTCCGGATGTCAGCCGGCCTCAGACGAGGGCCGACCACGACGACGACCCGATCGCGATTGTTGGTATGGCGTGCCGTTTTCCAGGTGAGATCGACACTCCTGAGCAACTGTGGCGATTGCTGGCCGATGGAGGTGAGGTGCTGTCCTCTTTCCCGGAGGACCGCGGCTGGGATCTGACGACCTTGACGAGCCGCAGTGCCACCACATCCGGCGGGTTCCTCGCCGGAGTCGCCGACTTCGACCCGGGATTCTTCGGGATCAACCACCGCGAGGCCCTGGCGATGGACCCCCAGCAGCGACTGCTGTTGGAGACGTCGTGGGAGGCACTGGAACAAACCGGCATCGTGCCCGCGACCCTGCGTGGTAATGACGTGGGCGTGTTCATCGGGACCAACGGTCAGGACTACCCGACGCTGCTGGCCCAGTCTGAAGACGACTTCGGGGGCTATGTCGGCATTGGCAGCGCGGCGAGCGTGGCGTCCGGGCGGCTCTCCTACACGTACGGCTTCACCGGTCCGGCGCTCACCGTGGACACCGCGTGCTCCTCGTCGTTGGTCGCTCTGCATCTGGCCGCTCGGTCACTCCGGTCCGGGGAGTGCTCGCTCGCCCTGGTCGGTGCCGTCACGGTGATGACGACGCCAGAAGGGTTCGTCGAGTTAACTCGGCAAGGAGTGCTGGCCGGCGACGGGCGTTGCAAGGCTTTCGCCGACGCGGCCGACGGGACAGGGTGGGCTGAAGGCGTGGGCATGCTTGTGGTCGAGCGGCTGTCGGACGCGCGGGCGAAGGGCCATGAGGTGTTGGCAGTGCTCCGGGGCAGTGCCGTCAACCAGGACGGCGCCTCGAACGGGCTCACCGCACCGAACGGCGTCGCGCAGCAACGTGTCATTCGCCAGGCGTTGGCCTCCGCAGGCCTGTCGGTGTCCGATGTGGACGTGGTGGAGGCACACGGCACCGGAACCAGGCTGGGAGACCCGATTGAGGCCGACGCGTTGCTGTCGACCTACGGTCAGGACCGGGACCGGCCGTTGTGGCTCGGTTCGGTGAAGTCGAACCTGGGGCACACCCAGGCGGCCGCGGGGGTGGCAGGCGTGGTGAAGCTGATCCTCGCCATGCGGCACGGAACTCTGCCGCGGACGCTCCATGTGGACGAGCCTTCGTCTCATGTGGACTGGTCGGCCGGTTCGGTCAGGCTGGCGACCGAGGCGGTGCCGTGGGCGACCAACGGGCGCCCACGACGCGGTGCGGTGTCCGCCTTCGGAATCAGCGGGACCAACGCACACGTCATTCTCGAAGAAGCCGAACGGTCCATTCCTGAAGAAGGCGAACGGTCCGAAAATCCGTCCGGCCCGGGGGAGCCGCCTTGGTTGCTGTCCGGCCGCACCGCCGATGCCCTTGGCGTACAGGCGGAACGCCTCCTGGCGGCCGACCCTGACGCGCGTGCGGCTCGACCGCTTGCGGTGTCTCGCACGCACTTCGAGTACCGCGCGGCGGTGCTGGACGGCAGCCTTGACGCCCTCGCCGCTCTCGCGAGAGGCGAGGACCATGAGCTGGTCGCCCGTGGTGTGGTTGGGAAGCCGGTGGTACCGACGATCGTGTTCGCCGGCGCGACCGCGTGCACAGAGATGGGCCGTGAGCTGGCCCGGTTCCCGGTGTTCGCGGCAGCGCCGGCCGAGATCGGCGGCCGGTTCGGGGAGGAGAGCGGTTTCGCGTTCGAGGTGGCGTTGTTCAGGTTGCTGGAGTCCTGGGGAGTGCAGGCAGAGGTCCGCGGCCATTCGGGGGGCGAGGTCGCCGCCGCGTACGTGGCCGGGGCGTTGTCGCTGGACGACGCCTACGAACTGGTCACCGCCAAGGCCCAGGACCCTCGTGTCGCCGACTACCGGGTCCGGCCGTTCGGGCAGGACGACGTCGTCGTCGAACCGGGAACCTGTGGTTCACTGTCCGGCCTGGTCAACGCGCTGGCAGGACTCCATGTGCGCGGCGTCGCGGTGGACTGGGCGGCCGTGATTCCGGGCGGGCGGTGCGCCGTGCCCACGTATGCCTTCCAACGGCAGCGGTTCTGGCCGCGGGTGGCCCACACCATGCCCCCCGGCCCCATCGAAGCCGATGCCGATGCCCGGACCGAGCCGCTGTCGGCGGTGGATCTCGTCCGGACCGAGGTGGCCAGGGCCCTCGGCCTGCCTGATATGCAAGCGGTGGCGCCGGACCGTGAGTTCACCCAGCTCGGCCTGGACTCGTTGGCCTTGATTGACTTGCGCGCCAGGCTGCGCGCCCGCACCGGCAAGAAGATCGAAGCAAGCGCGGTGTTCCGGCACTCGACCTCCGAGGCTCTCGCCCACTATCTGGACGAGCTCGACCAGGGGCCGCAGGCCGAGCCGGGCGTGGCGGACGCGGCGCTGCCGGCGGGTGTGATGCCGTACGTGATCTCGGGCAGGTCGGGTGGGGAGTTGCGGGCGCAGGCGGGCCGTCTGGCGGTGTATGTGGAGGAGGGTAACGAGCTGGGGCCGGCCGATGTGATGTTCTCGCCGGCCACGTCACGGTCGGCGTTCGCGCATCGGGCGGTGGTGGTCAGCGGGGATCGCGAGGAGTTGCTGGCGGGGTTGGCCGCGGTCGCTTCCGGTGACTCGGCGGCGGGTGTGGTGCGGGGTGTGGCCGACGTGGATGGCCGGATGGTGTGGGTGTTCCCGGGGCAGGGGGCGCAGTGGGCGGGGATGGGTGCGCGGCTGCTGGAGGAGTCGCCGGTGTTCGCCCGCCGGATGGCGGAGTGCGCGGCGGCGTTGGAGCCGTTCGTGGACTGGTCGCTGCTGGATGTGATCCGCCGGGTGGAGGGTGCTCCGGGGCTGGATCGGGTGGATGTGGTCCAGTCGGCGTCGTTCGCGGTGATGGTGTCGCTGGCAGCCGTATGGGAGTCGCTGGGGCTGCGCCCGGACGCGGTGGTGGGCCATTCGCAGGGCGAGATCGCCGCCGCGGTCGCGGCGGGCGGGCTGTCGTTGTCCGATGGCGCCCGGGTGGTGGCGTTGCGCAGCCGCCTGATCGCTGAGCGGCTGTCCGGAGGCGGGATGATGCTGTCGGTGATGGCTCCGGCGGAGCGGGTTCGCGGGATGCTCGCCGATGCCGGGCTGCTGGACCGGGTCTCGATCGCGGCGGTCAACGGTCCCCAGGTGGTGACGGTGGCCGGTGATCCGGATGCGATGCGGGTGCTGGAGCGGCGGTTGTCAGCCGATGGGGTGATGCGCTGGCAGCTGGCCGGAGCGGACTTCGCTGCGCACTCGCCTCAGGTCGAGGGGCTCCGGGACGAGCTGTTGGCCGATCTGGCCGAGGTGGCGCCGCGTACGGTGCGGGTGCCGATGTTGTCGACGGCGACCGGGCAATGGCTGAACGGCTCCGAGTTGGACTCCGGCTACTGGTACGAGAACGTACGGCGGACGGTGGAGTTCGCGTCGGCGATCGAGCGGTTGCTGGAGGAGCGGTATCGGGCGTTCGTCGAGGTCGGCCCGCATCCGCTGCTGGCGCTGGGGATCGAGCAGGCGGTGGACGAGGCGGGGGTCACCGCGGTGGTCGTCGGGACGTTGCGCCGCGACGAGGGTGGCATGGACAGGGTGGTGCTTTCGGCGGCCGAGCTGTTTGTCCGCGGGGTCGCGGTGGACACTGCGCCAAGCGCGCCACAGAGCCCGCCGGACGTCATCGCGGACCTGTACCGGCAGTCGGTCGACGCCGGCATGCTGGACCAGGCGGACGCGTTGCTGCGCGGGGTGGCCGAAGTGCGTGAGAAGTCGGCCGAGCCGCCGGCCCTGCGCCTGACGCCGTTGAGGGACAGTGGAACCGGGCGTCAGCTGGTCTGTGTCGCGCCCGTCGTTCCCACCACCGGCGAGCATGTCTACTATGGTCTGGCCACCGCTCTTGGCGGCCAGTGGGATGTCAGCGTGGTCACGCCCGGCGGGTTCACCGCCGGCGAGCCGTTGCCCAGCTCCCGGACCGCGTTGATCGAGCAACTGGCGACCGCGGTCGTGGACCGCACCGTGGCGGGTCCGCTTGTCCTGCTCGGGACATCTTCGGGCGGGTTGCTCGCCCACGAGGTCGCCGCCTGGCTTGAAGATCGCGGCCTTGCCGTCGACGCGGTTGTCCTGTTGGATACCCACTTGCTCGACTCGAAAGCCGCCGAGGTGTTGCGGCCCAGGCTGTGGCCGGCGTTGCATGCCCGGGAATCGGTGGTCGACGGGCTCGACTGGATCCGGTTGTCGGCCACCGTCTGGTATGTGGACCTGTTGTCGTCGTGGCGTCCTCGGCCGACGCGCGTGCCATCGCTGCTGGTACGCGCCTCTGTGCCGCTGGGCACCGTGCACGACGACGCCTGGCGATCGACGCTGCCCGGGATGACCGACGTCATCGACGGCCCCGGCGACCATCTGTCGATGCTTGAGCAGCACGTCGTGGAGACCGGTGGCCGCGTGACGGGCTGGCTCGAACGCACGGTGTTGAACAAAAGGCAGTGAGAGGAAGCTTGGACATGTACTACGAACACCTGAGCGAGTCCGTGTGGATCGCCTACGACGGAACCACTCGCAACGCGACGTACGTGCGAGGTGACATGAGCGGGGGCATGCTCGTCGGCACTCTCGACAGTGCGGACGCCACGAGACAGCTGCTCAGTCACGGCGAAGGCGCGGCGAAGACGGTGGTGCTCACCGACACCGACTCCGGGCAGCACATCCCGGAGGGCGCCACGACACTCACCTCGGTGGAGACGGCGACCGCACTCGCCGGCTGCCCTCTGCTCGACGCCGTCGAGGTGGAGCGGGGTTCTCCCCTCGATGCCTATCTCGGGAGATCCCAGCGCACCCACGGAATCGCGGCCCGGCGATTGACACCTGATCAAACCTTCAGCGGTGCGACCGACCTCAAGGTCGGCCACACACTGGTCGAGGTTCAAAACATCGGGCGCGCCTACAGCGCCGCCGACACGATCGTGTGGCTTCCTGACGAGGCGGTGCTGATCACCGGTGCCGCTGTCGTCAACGGTGTGCATCCCGCGTCGTGGTCGGGCTCGATCGAGCAGTGGCGTGCGGCGTGCGTCCAGCTCGTGGCGCTACGGCCGGCTGTGGTGGTTCCCGGGTACGGGCCGGTCACCGACATCACCGGGATCATCGATCTGCGGGACTATCTCGAGCACCTGCACAGCGAGGCGGAGGTGCGCTACCGCAAGGGAATGCCGGTCGAGGAAGCCGCGGTCGACCTGCCGCTCGGCCGCTGGGAGCAGTGGGCCTGCCGGGAGAACCTGGCGATCACCTTGGCCACCGTCTACGACTCCCTGGGCGACAGCACCGAGCGCACGGTCAGCGGGGTTCTGGCCACCGCCGCCGAGATCGCCGAGGGCATCCGCCGACGGCCGCGGATCGCACCCGTCGCCCCCGGTGAGCGTGACCAGGAAACACTGGACGCGTTGGGCCTCGTCGGGGGAGAGAACTCGATCTTCGAGCTGCACAGTGTGAACATACCGAACGTCATGACCACCTTTGTGCGGCACACCAAGCTGTACAAGGATAGTATGCCCCTGGCCCATGGCGTGATCGACGGCGTCCTACCGCCACGGCAGCGCGAAATGGCGATCTTGCGCGGCGCGTGGGCGTGTTCGGCGATCTACCAGTGGAATCACCACTACCATGTCGCCCTCGGCGTCGGCCTCACTCAAGAGGAGATCGACCTGATTTCCCGGGACATCTCCCTGGGAGCATGGACCCGGCACGAGCGGGCGGTGCTGACCGCCGTGGACGAACTGCACACCGAGTCAGTGGTCTCCGACCGCACCTGGGCGATCCTGTCGGAAACCTATGGCGAGCGTGAACTGATCGAACTCGTCACCCTGATCGGCGAGTACCACAAGGTCTCCTTCGCGCTGAATAGCTGGGGCGTCCCCCTCGAACCGTGGATGGGCCCTTACCGCATCCCCTCCGGCTGGCGCACCGCCCACCAGACCCGAGACACTCCCTTGGACGATGCCTCACCTGGTGAGCTTGGCGAGTTTCCTGCAGCAGGTCAGCGCGGCGGAGAGGCCGGGGAAGGCGAGAGGTGGCTGCCCTTGCATTATGTATCGGACGGGGAAACGGCACGGTAGCCGAACAGCCAGGCAAGGGACCTCTCAATCTTCCACCGGTGCCGTCCCAGCCGCCACGCCGCCGCATTCCGGGGCCCAGACCACGGGCTCGGCCCCGGCCAGGCAGGTCAGCGTCTTGTCGCGCTCACGCGGTAGCAGCAGCCCGGTACGAAGACGAACAGGGCGTTCACGAAGGTGCCCTCGTGGATGACATCCAGGTCGTGAAGCACGACCCGGGGCGCCGCGAGAAGAGCGAGCCCGATTATCGCGATCATGGGCAGCCCGAGAACCGGGCGTCTCGGGGCGGGCGGCCGAGGTGGTGGGGTGTGCTGATGAGATAGTCGTGATGGATGATCGCCGGCGCGAGCCGGGCGTACTCATCGGGCCGGGCAAGGCGCTTCGGGAAGGGCACACCGGAGGCCAGCCCGAACGGAACTCCGCGGAGACGGTTTCCAGCATCGGCGTTTCGACGATGCCCGGCGCGATGGTGTTGACGCGGATGCCGTCCTGACCTCGTGTTCGCCGGTGACGACCGCCGCGATGTCGCGGACTTCCATCAGTCCTGTTCCTTGCTGTAGGTGGTGATCGTTTCGCCGGTGTTCCCGGCGAGTGCCCCTTGGGCCAGGCCGGTGGCGACCGCCGCGATTCCCAGCCGGCCGGAGTCGAGACCGGCCAGTGCGATCTTGAGGCCATCGCCCTCCTCGCCGATCCTGCGCCAGGCGGGAACACGGACGTGGTCCAGCCGCATGGTGGCGGTCGCGGATCCGGTCAGGCCCATCTTGCGCTCGGGCGGGTCCGCGCTCAGGCCTTCCGCGTCGGCCGGGACCAGGAAGCAGGAGATGCCCTTGCGATCGTCCGAGGTCCGCGCCATCACCTGGTAGAAGTCGGCATGCCCACCGTGGGTCGTCCATGCCTTCGCGCCGTCGAGCACGTAGTCGTCCCCGTCCCGGACGGCGCGGGTCCTCATGGCGGCGGGATCAGAGCCCGCGTGCGGCTCGCTCAGGCAGTACGCGCCGAGGAGGTCGCCGCCGAGCATGTCGGGCAGCCACGCCCGCCGCTGCTCTTCCGTGCCGAAGTTGACGAGCCCGAAGCACGCCAGGGTATGCACGCTGGCACCGACGCCGATGCTCGACCAGATCGCCGCGATCTCCTCAAGTACCTGCAGGTACACCTCGTACGGCTGGCCTCCGCCGCCGCACTCCTCGGGGTAGGGGAGGCCGAGGAGGCCGACCGCGCCGAGGGTCCTGAAGACCTCGCGCGGGAACTCCTCGTCGGCCTCGGCCCGGGCGGCCCGGGGCGCGAGTTCCTTGTCGGCGAGGTCCCGGACGAGGGTGATCAGGTCGGCACTCTCGCCGGTGGGCATGACACGTGATGCGGGCATGGACAATCCTCCGAGAACCGGAACGAGTACCACGGTATCGGCTCTGGTACTCTGCCATAAGGTCGACGTCATGCCACTTCCAGGGAAGGCTCGCGCGCGCCGCGAGGAGATGCTGGTTCAGCTCCGAGAGCTGTTCCTGACCGAGGGATTCTCTTCGTTCAACATCGGAGATCTGGCGGAACGGCTGCGGTGTTCGAGAACCACCTTGTACGCCGTGGCACCGAGCAAGGAGCAGATCGTTGTCGCAGCCGTGCGCTCGTTCTTCAAGACCGCGGCGGAACATATCGAGGCCCGGGTCGTGGCCTCCGATGATCCGGCGAGGCGGCTGGCGATCTACCTGGAGGCCGTCGCCTCGGAACTTCAGCCGGCCTCGGCCATGTTCTTCGCGGATGTGGCCGACTTCGGTCCGGCCAACGACGTGTACCAGGAGAACACTCAGTACGCGGCTCGGCGGGTCCAGGCTCTCGTGACCGAGGGAGTGAAGACCGGAGCGCTGCGCCCGGTTCACGCGTCGTTCGTGGGGGCCGCCGCGGCCCAGGTCATGGGCGCGATCCAGCACGGGACGATCCAGGCGACCACCGGGCTCGACGCCGCCGAAGCGTACCGCCAACTCGCCGACCTGGTCATGACCAGCCTGACGGCCGATCCGAAGGAGCCGGCCAACGTGCGGAGGACAACACCGTGACCACTGATGCCGGCAGGGGCGGTCCGCTGACGGGCTTGCGCGTCCCGGAACTCGCAGGGCTGGGGCCGGCTCCGCACGCGGCCATGGTGCTCGCGGATCTCGGTCCCCGAGCTGGGGTGTTGCGACGACCACTAGAACGGAAGTACCACTGGCGGGGCGCCGCTTAAAGCTCCAAAAAAGTGATTTTTTCGGGTTCAGCAGCTACGCG
This window contains:
- a CDS encoding TetR/AcrR family transcriptional regulator, translated to MPLPGKARARREEMLVQLRELFLTEGFSSFNIGDLAERLRCSRTTLYAVAPSKEQIVVAAVRSFFKTAAEHIEARVVASDDPARRLAIYLEAVASELQPASAMFFADVADFGPANDVYQENTQYAARRVQALVTEGVKTGALRPVHASFVGAAAAQVMGAIQHGTIQATTGLDAAEAYRQLADLVMTSLTADPKEPANVRRTTP
- a CDS encoding carboxymuconolactone decarboxylase family protein; protein product: MYYEHLSESVWIAYDGTTRNATYVRGDMSGGMLVGTLDSADATRQLLSHGEGAAKTVVLTDTDSGQHIPEGATTLTSVETATALAGCPLLDAVEVERGSPLDAYLGRSQRTHGIAARRLTPDQTFSGATDLKVGHTLVEVQNIGRAYSAADTIVWLPDEAVLITGAAVVNGVHPASWSGSIEQWRAACVQLVALRPAVVVPGYGPVTDITGIIDLRDYLEHLHSEAEVRYRKGMPVEEAAVDLPLGRWEQWACRENLAITLATVYDSLGDSTERTVSGVLATAAEIAEGIRRRPRIAPVAPGERDQETLDALGLVGGENSIFELHSVNIPNVMTTFVRHTKLYKDSMPLAHGVIDGVLPPRQREMAILRGAWACSAIYQWNHHYHVALGVGLTQEEIDLISRDISLGAWTRHERAVLTAVDELHTESVVSDRTWAILSETYGERELIELVTLIGEYHKVSFALNSWGVPLEPWMGPYRIPSGWRTAHQTRDTPLDDASPGELGEFPAAGQRGGEAGEGERWLPLHYVSDGETAR
- a CDS encoding acyl-CoA dehydrogenase family protein; the encoded protein is MPASRVMPTGESADLITLVRDLADKELAPRAARAEADEEFPREVFRTLGAVGLLGLPYPEECGGGGQPYEVYLQVLEEIAAIWSSIGVGASVHTLACFGLVNFGTEEQRRAWLPDMLGGDLLGAYCLSEPHAGSDPAAMRTRAVRDGDDYVLDGAKAWTTHGGHADFYQVMARTSDDRKGISCFLVPADAEGLSADPPERKMGLTGSATATMRLDHVRVPAWRRIGEEGDGLKIALAGLDSGRLGIAAVATGLAQGALAGNTGETITTYSKEQD